GAGATCGATTGGAAATTGGGAGGACTGATCCCGATTTGTTTCTTCGTTTTAGGAGGATTGGTTTCGGTTTACATGGGTTATCTTACCCAAAGATTTCCTAGAAAACCTTTAGTCATCGGAACAGTATTATTGGGAGAGATCCCTTGCCTTCTTTCCGGATTCGCGAGAAACTACGACGAATTTTTAATCCTCAGAACTCTAACAGGCTTCGGCTTGGGGGGAAGCTTCCCTCTTCTTTTCTCTCTCGTCGGAGATTATTTCTCGGACAAGTCCCGCTCCACAGCAGCAGGTTATCTTTCTCTAGCCATTGGGCTCGGAGTCGGAGTCGGCCAATTGGTAGGAGGGACCTTAGGCACCGAGGACCCGATCAACGGATGGAGACAAAGTTTTATTTATATGGCTGCTCCTTCTTTCTTATTCATGCTTGTTTACGGATTATTCTGTAAAGAGCCTGTTCGTGGTGGAAGTGAGAAGGAACTGGCAAGCCTAAATCCGGATTCTCTAGACGTAAACTCGGAAGCGGTCCGTTTGACTTGGAAGGATATCAAAAACATTTTCCAAAGTAAAACAAACGTAGGGATCTTTATGCAAGGAATTCCAGGATGTGTACCTTGGGGTGTATTCTTCGTATTTTTGAACGACTATTACGAATTCAGTTACGGCTTACCTAAAGACCAAGCTTCCGCATTAGTGATCTTTGCAGCTTTAGGGATCTTCGCAGGAACATTTTTCGGGGGAGTGATCGGACAAAAACTTTATGATACTAACAAAAAGTATCTGCCTATATTCTGCGGAAGCTCTATATTATTAGGTATCATTCCTACATTATATTTGCTTTATGCAAAGGATATTGCAGGAAGTCCAACATTCATTTTTATCAATATTCTCGCGGGTATTATTATTTCCGTAACCGGTCCGAATGTTCGGGCATTGATCATAAACGTCAATCCACCTAAAAGTAGATCTTCTATGTTTGCTTTATACAATCTCACGGATAATCTCGGGAACGGACTCGGACCTGCAATGGCAGCGTTGATCCTCACAGTATTACCAGACAGAACCCAAGCATTCACGATCGCGATCCTTTTCTGGATTCCTTGCGGACTCGCGTGGTTCTATATCCTGAAAAATTTCAAACACGACGAACAAAAGATGCACGAAGAATTGGCGGCCGAAGCCGGCAGGATCAAAAGGACAGCTTAATTGGAAGAACAAAACGCCGAGTTATATTTATTTGATATAGAAGGTACAACCACGCCGATAGAATTCGTGCACAAGGTTTTATTTCCTTACTCGGTCCAAAACTTTATTACATTCTTCTCTGAGACCTCGGCAGAAACTGGCTTCGCCGAGGAGCTCATCCTCGCTTCCAAAAATGAAAAAGAATATACCGAAGAAGTTTCCAACTCTC
The window above is part of the Leptospira hartskeerlii genome. Proteins encoded here:
- a CDS encoding MFS transporter, which codes for MSQPTSEKSLLRYFGLGELAAHGGNAILAFWMIMGMAFFLFADQNLIAPNLRNIAGSFGITDQKEIDWKLGGLIPICFFVLGGLVSVYMGYLTQRFPRKPLVIGTVLLGEIPCLLSGFARNYDEFLILRTLTGFGLGGSFPLLFSLVGDYFSDKSRSTAAGYLSLAIGLGVGVGQLVGGTLGTEDPINGWRQSFIYMAAPSFLFMLVYGLFCKEPVRGGSEKELASLNPDSLDVNSEAVRLTWKDIKNIFQSKTNVGIFMQGIPGCVPWGVFFVFLNDYYEFSYGLPKDQASALVIFAALGIFAGTFFGGVIGQKLYDTNKKYLPIFCGSSILLGIIPTLYLLYAKDIAGSPTFIFINILAGIIISVTGPNVRALIINVNPPKSRSSMFALYNLTDNLGNGLGPAMAALILTVLPDRTQAFTIAILFWIPCGLAWFYILKNFKHDEQKMHEELAAEAGRIKRTA